A window from Streptomyces sp. NBC_00335 encodes these proteins:
- a CDS encoding DUF2637 domain-containing protein: MNSVQIRSSERALSFGTWLIVGGAMLYSVLTVTPLMAAHTQPEWRWTAPILPLVVDAAVVIVVRLDSVLARLGGHGGAWPVALRWMTGTMTLALNIGVSALAGDMVGVAVHSVAPLLLIVTAEAGLAYRRALTAAVLAVEARKRAEQDARDRAAAEREENRLRAEREQREHEAAIAREQREHEARLVREEADRQDQIRRENLAQAEAAERVEREARERREHEREQQRIEREQLERRAAQKREAEARDRAERERREQLREQERVQRERAALLAAGPPAEKLKEGQALATVRAAFDAGFPVRVAAELTGWSVGWASGRYQELRDANSPTVQALEVATS; this comes from the coding sequence ATCCGTTCATCCGAGCGCGCGCTCTCGTTCGGGACGTGGCTGATCGTCGGTGGAGCGATGCTCTACTCCGTCCTCACTGTCACCCCGCTCATGGCCGCACACACCCAGCCCGAGTGGCGGTGGACGGCACCGATCCTGCCGCTCGTCGTGGATGCGGCCGTGGTCATCGTGGTCCGCCTCGACTCCGTCCTGGCCCGTCTCGGCGGGCACGGCGGCGCCTGGCCCGTCGCGCTGCGGTGGATGACCGGCACCATGACCCTCGCCCTGAACATCGGCGTATCCGCGCTGGCCGGGGACATGGTCGGGGTCGCCGTCCACTCCGTCGCACCCCTCCTCCTTATCGTCACCGCGGAGGCAGGGCTCGCCTACCGGCGGGCCCTGACCGCCGCCGTCCTCGCCGTGGAAGCCCGCAAGCGGGCGGAGCAGGATGCCCGGGACCGGGCCGCGGCGGAGCGGGAGGAGAACCGGCTGCGGGCCGAGCGTGAACAGCGCGAGCACGAAGCCGCGATCGCCCGTGAACAGCGTGAACACGAAGCCCGGTTGGTCCGCGAGGAAGCCGACCGGCAGGACCAGATCCGCCGCGAGAACCTGGCGCAGGCCGAAGCTGCCGAGCGGGTGGAGCGCGAGGCCCGTGAACGTCGTGAACACGAGCGTGAACAGCAGCGGATCGAGCGTGAACAGCTTGAACGCAGGGCTGCGCAGAAGCGCGAGGCGGAGGCCCGAGACCGGGCTGAGCGTGAACGCCGTGAACAGCTCCGTGAACAGGAGCGGGTCCAGCGTGAACGTGCCGCTCTCCTCGCCGCCGGACCCCCGGCCGAGAAGCTGAAGGAAGGCCAGGCCCTCGCCACCGTTCGGGCCGCGTTCGACGCGGGATTCCCCGTGCGGGTGGCCGCGGAGCTGACTGGCTGGTCCGTCGGCTGGGCCTCCGGCCGCTACCAGGAACTGCGCGACGCGAACAGCCCCACCGTCCAGGCTCTTGAAGTGGCCACGTCGTGA